A stretch of Saccharothrix texasensis DNA encodes these proteins:
- a CDS encoding cold-shock protein — MAVGTVKWFNSEKGYGFIAADGGPDVFVHYSAIQMEGFRTLAEGDRVEFEIQAGRDGRSQASDVRKAP, encoded by the coding sequence TTGGCTGTCGGCACGGTCAAGTGGTTCAACTCGGAGAAGGGCTACGGATTCATCGCGGCCGACGGCGGGCCCGATGTGTTCGTGCACTACTCGGCGATCCAGATGGAAGGCTTCCGGACGCTGGCCGAGGGCGACCGCGTGGAGTTCGAGATCCAGGCGGGGCGCGACGGCCGCAGCCAGGCATCGGACGTGCGGAAGGCGCCGTGA
- a CDS encoding carbohydrate ABC transporter permease, protein MRTAKGDGRIAFAYLAPALLVLVGLMGYPIYQLVLISLFDYGQEQVSGGAPLTFLGLGNYTALLSDARFWAVLGQTVGFAAVCVAGTLLVGAALAVLATRVRTWARMTLFLAALGAWATPTVAGSTIWLFLFDANFGFVNEVLGTTGLSWTYDKWLAFGLVAAQVIWCSFPFVMVTLYAGIKSIPGEVLEAAALDGASTVKTTTSVILPLLRPLLIVVTIQSVIWDFKVFTQIYIMTNGGGIAGRNLVLNVYAYQQAFAASEYGLGASIGVVMTALLLLVTLGYLRALRRSGEVL, encoded by the coding sequence ATGCGGACGGCCAAGGGCGACGGGCGGATCGCGTTCGCCTACCTCGCCCCCGCCCTGCTGGTGCTGGTCGGGCTGATGGGCTACCCGATCTACCAGCTCGTGCTGATCTCCCTGTTCGACTACGGCCAGGAGCAGGTCAGCGGTGGCGCGCCGCTGACCTTCCTGGGCCTGGGCAACTACACGGCCCTGCTGTCCGACGCGCGGTTCTGGGCCGTGCTCGGGCAGACGGTCGGGTTCGCCGCGGTCTGCGTGGCGGGCACCCTGCTGGTCGGCGCCGCCCTGGCGGTGCTCGCCACCAGGGTCCGCACGTGGGCGCGGATGACGTTGTTCCTCGCCGCGCTGGGCGCGTGGGCCACGCCGACGGTGGCCGGGTCGACGATCTGGCTGTTCCTGTTCGACGCCAACTTCGGGTTCGTCAACGAGGTCCTGGGCACCACCGGGCTGTCCTGGACCTACGACAAGTGGCTGGCGTTCGGGCTGGTCGCGGCCCAGGTGATCTGGTGCTCGTTCCCGTTCGTCATGGTCACCCTGTACGCGGGGATCAAGTCGATACCGGGCGAGGTGCTGGAAGCCGCCGCGCTGGACGGCGCGAGCACGGTGAAGACGACGACCAGCGTGATCCTGCCGCTGCTGCGGCCACTGCTGATCGTGGTGACGATCCAGTCGGTCATCTGGGACTTCAAGGTGTTCACCCAGATCTACATCATGACCAACGGCGGCGGCATCGCGGGCCGCAACCTGGTGCTCAACGTCTACGCCTACCAGCAGGCGTTCGCCGCCTCCGAGTACGGGCTCGGCGCGAGCATCGGCGTGGTGATGACGGCGTTGCTGCTGCTCGTCACCCTCGGCTACCTGCGTGCGCTGCGGCGGAGCGGGGAGGTGCTGTGA
- a CDS encoding serine/threonine-protein kinase: MSEDLSGRRLGHYRIDGVLGRGGMSVTYKATDVRLGRKVALKVIGEHLTADAEFRERFVDEARNTSAIDHANIVPLYDFDEVDGLLYIAMRLVDGQDLASHIKDGPLSPARTLTLLGQVAEALDMLHGKGLVHLDVKPANVLVTAKEAAGEHVYLADFGLTRRGATGHRTRTGDFLGSPTYAAPEHLRGEPLDGRTDQYALACMVFACLSGRPPFQGSVQDVIQGHLGAEIPSLTSMVSLPPAIDDVLRKGTSKDPNQRYGSCVELVAAARVALSAAPQGAPPPRRTDSGVVPMGPQTGGVPVSQQPGGPYRQQPYQQQQPPPGFLHEPVRLRPPAQVGASAFTTTAKSRPAWFAPVLAGAVAIVLIVILVVILTPKDEPPRQGGTGGNGGTSQSIEVGGTTSKKPLPTSVPVRTSR; this comes from the coding sequence GTGTCGGAGGACCTGAGCGGGCGACGGCTGGGCCATTACCGGATCGACGGGGTGCTCGGCCGCGGTGGCATGAGCGTGACCTACAAGGCCACGGACGTCAGGCTCGGTCGCAAGGTCGCCCTGAAGGTCATCGGCGAGCACCTCACCGCGGATGCCGAGTTCCGGGAGCGGTTCGTCGACGAGGCGCGCAACACCTCGGCGATCGACCACGCCAACATCGTGCCGCTCTACGACTTCGACGAGGTCGACGGGCTGCTCTACATCGCCATGCGGCTGGTCGACGGGCAGGACCTCGCCAGCCACATCAAGGACGGCCCGCTCTCGCCCGCGCGCACCCTGACGCTGCTCGGCCAGGTCGCCGAAGCGCTCGACATGCTGCACGGCAAGGGCCTGGTCCACCTCGACGTGAAACCGGCCAACGTGCTGGTCACCGCCAAGGAAGCCGCGGGCGAGCACGTCTACCTCGCCGACTTCGGCCTCACCCGGCGCGGCGCCACCGGGCACCGCACCCGCACCGGCGACTTCCTCGGCTCACCCACCTACGCCGCGCCCGAGCACCTGCGCGGCGAACCCCTCGACGGCCGCACCGACCAGTACGCGCTCGCGTGCATGGTGTTCGCGTGCCTGTCCGGCCGGCCGCCGTTCCAGGGCAGCGTGCAGGACGTCATCCAGGGGCACCTCGGCGCGGAGATCCCGTCGCTGACCTCGATGGTGTCGCTGCCGCCCGCCATCGACGACGTGCTGCGCAAGGGCACCTCCAAGGACCCCAACCAGCGGTACGGCTCGTGCGTCGAGCTGGTCGCCGCCGCGCGGGTCGCGCTGTCGGCCGCCCCGCAAGGCGCGCCGCCGCCACGCCGCACGGACTCCGGCGTGGTGCCGATGGGCCCCCAGACCGGTGGCGTGCCCGTGTCGCAGCAGCCCGGCGGCCCCTACCGGCAGCAGCCCTACCAGCAGCAACAGCCCCCACCGGGATTCCTGCACGAGCCCGTGCGGCTGCGTCCGCCCGCGCAGGTCGGCGCGAGCGCGTTCACCACCACCGCCAAGTCGCGGCCGGCGTGGTTCGCGCCCGTGCTCGCGGGCGCGGTGGCGATCGTGCTCATCGTCATCCTCGTGGTGATCCTCACGCCGAAGGATGAACCTCCGCGCCAGGGCGGCACCGGCGGCAACGGCGGCACGAGCCAATCCATCGAGGTCGGAGGCACGACGAGCAAGAAACCGCTGCCGACCAGCGTGCCCGTTCGCACGTCCCGCTGA
- a CDS encoding extracellular solute-binding protein, which yields MRFAVAAVVGAVVLAGCAPVQSGSAPTGGDDQTGQVRVWLFDEVNRGPKEAVVEEAVTAFEQAHQGVTVDVQYIQVQTRAERFKAAFSDPASAPDVAEFGNTDLAGYVAGGGFAELDLGGWSEAKDLLPAVLDTGEVDDKVYGVPWYVGVRALYYRTDVFQELNLQPPATLDEIAPLARKIRAAKPDLLGISAGGKYTYGAMPFVWANGGDIARKDGDRYVAAIDSAESKAGLRQYTELIADDICPPAQCAGNGGDASVEAFRAGKAAMVVGGDFNRKSVDASSAAGKYAVVPLPGKEAGDIAPAFAGGNLLGVLKGSARKTLANEFVRLLGGKEYQRKMFDAMGNLPTFGDVQAEVAKANPVLEPFIETLEAGTRFVPVTPNWAKIDAQAVLPTLLQQVAAGGEDLDRAAKDAADQMNAAFDS from the coding sequence ATGCGGTTCGCAGTAGCAGCGGTCGTGGGCGCCGTCGTGCTGGCCGGGTGCGCCCCGGTCCAGTCCGGCTCGGCGCCGACCGGCGGCGACGATCAGACGGGACAGGTGAGGGTCTGGCTGTTCGACGAGGTCAACCGGGGCCCGAAGGAGGCGGTCGTCGAGGAGGCGGTCACCGCGTTCGAGCAGGCGCACCAAGGCGTCACGGTCGACGTCCAGTACATCCAGGTGCAGACCCGCGCCGAGCGGTTCAAGGCCGCGTTCAGCGACCCCGCGAGCGCGCCCGACGTCGCCGAGTTCGGCAACACCGACCTGGCCGGCTACGTCGCGGGCGGCGGGTTCGCCGAGCTCGACCTCGGCGGCTGGTCCGAGGCGAAGGACCTGCTGCCCGCCGTCCTCGACACCGGCGAAGTGGACGACAAGGTCTACGGCGTCCCCTGGTACGTCGGCGTGCGCGCGCTCTACTACCGCACCGACGTGTTCCAGGAGCTGAACCTCCAGCCACCGGCCACCCTGGACGAGATCGCGCCGCTGGCCAGGAAGATCCGCGCCGCCAAGCCGGACCTGCTCGGCATCTCCGCCGGCGGCAAGTACACCTACGGCGCGATGCCGTTCGTCTGGGCCAACGGCGGCGACATCGCCCGCAAGGACGGTGACCGGTACGTCGCCGCCATCGACAGCGCCGAGTCGAAGGCGGGGCTGCGCCAGTACACCGAGCTGATCGCCGACGACATCTGCCCGCCCGCCCAGTGCGCGGGCAACGGCGGCGACGCCAGCGTCGAGGCGTTCCGCGCGGGCAAGGCGGCGATGGTCGTGGGCGGCGACTTCAACCGCAAGTCGGTCGACGCCTCCAGCGCCGCCGGCAAGTACGCGGTCGTGCCGCTGCCGGGCAAGGAGGCCGGCGACATCGCGCCGGCGTTCGCGGGCGGCAACCTGCTCGGCGTGCTGAAGGGCAGCGCGCGCAAGACGCTGGCCAACGAGTTCGTGCGGCTGCTCGGCGGCAAGGAGTACCAGCGCAAGATGTTCGACGCGATGGGGAACCTGCCGACGTTCGGCGACGTGCAGGCCGAGGTGGCGAAGGCCAACCCGGTGCTGGAGCCGTTCATCGAGACCCTGGAGGCGGGCACGCGGTTCGTGCCGGTCACGCCGAACTGGGCCAAGATCGACGCCCAGGCCGTGCTGCCGACGCTGCTCCAGCAGGTCGCCGCCGGCGGCGAGGACCTCGACCGCGCGGCGAAGGACGCGGCCGACCAGATGAACGCCGCCTTCGACTCGTGA
- a CDS encoding RNA polymerase sigma factor: MGELRTAGERPPWEGLDGTDRHAACVVAARDGDRRALDVLVADLTPLVWHVARGHGLDRSTAEDVVQTVWLALLRHLDRLVEPRALAGWLVVATRREAQRTWTPARREAALSDELADQLESEYGLPEDAALVDDRDYRLWRAFGRLSQKCQELLRLTVLAGRAEYRAVAEALSMPRGSIGPTRGRCLTTLRAHLDAEGGSR, encoded by the coding sequence GTGGGAGAACTGCGCACTGCCGGTGAGCGCCCACCGTGGGAGGGTCTCGACGGGACGGACCGGCACGCGGCCTGTGTCGTCGCTGCCCGCGACGGGGACCGCAGGGCCCTGGACGTGCTGGTCGCCGACCTGACGCCACTGGTGTGGCACGTCGCCCGAGGACACGGGCTGGACCGCAGCACCGCGGAGGACGTGGTGCAGACGGTCTGGCTCGCGCTGCTGCGACACCTCGACCGGCTGGTCGAGCCGCGCGCGCTGGCCGGGTGGCTCGTCGTCGCGACGCGCCGCGAGGCCCAACGGACCTGGACACCGGCTCGCCGTGAAGCGGCGCTGAGCGACGAGCTGGCGGATCAACTGGAGAGCGAGTACGGCCTGCCCGAGGACGCCGCCCTGGTCGACGACCGGGACTACCGGCTCTGGCGGGCCTTCGGCCGCCTGTCGCAGAAGTGCCAGGAACTTCTGCGGCTCACCGTGCTGGCCGGCCGGGCGGAGTACCGCGCGGTCGCCGAGGCACTGTCCATGCCGCGCGGCAGCATCGGCCCCACCCGGGGTCGGTGCCTGACCACGTTGCGCGCACATCTCGACGCGGAAGGAGGATCGCGGTGA
- the groL gene encoding chaperonin GroEL (60 kDa chaperone family; promotes refolding of misfolded polypeptides especially under stressful conditions; forms two stacked rings of heptamers to form a barrel-shaped 14mer; ends can be capped by GroES; misfolded proteins enter the barrel where they are refolded when GroES binds), whose amino-acid sequence MAKMIAFDEDARRGLERGMNILADAVKVTLGPKGRNVVLEKKWGAPTITNDGVSIAKEIELEDPWEKIGAELVKEVAKKTDDVAGDGTTTATVLAQALVREGLRNVAAGANPLGLKRGIEKAVEAVTEQLLKTAKEVETKEQIAATASISAGDSTIGELIAEAMDKVGKEGVITVEESNALGLELELTEGMRFDKGYISGYFVTDPERQEAVLEDPYILLYGSKISSVKDLLPLLEKVMQGGKPLLIISEDVEGEALATLVVNKIRGTFKSVAVKAPGFGDRRKAILQDIATLTGGQVITEDVGLKLENADLSLLGKARKIVVTKDETTVVEGAGDAEQIQGRVNQIRAEIEKSDSDYDREKLQERLAKLAGGVAVIKAGAATEVELKERKHRIEDAVRNAKAAVEEGIVAGGGVALLQAAEIAFQGLNLEGDEATGANIVKVAVEAPLKQIAVNAGLEGGVVVEKVKGLPVGHGLNAATGVYEDLLAAGVPDPTKVTRSALQNAASIAALFLTTEAVVADKPEKAGAAPAVPDAGGMDF is encoded by the coding sequence ATGGCCAAGATGATCGCGTTCGACGAGGATGCCCGCCGCGGTCTCGAGCGTGGCATGAACATTCTCGCCGACGCCGTCAAGGTGACGCTCGGCCCCAAGGGCCGCAACGTCGTGCTCGAGAAGAAGTGGGGCGCGCCGACCATCACCAACGACGGCGTCTCCATCGCCAAGGAGATCGAGCTCGAGGACCCGTGGGAGAAGATCGGGGCCGAGCTCGTCAAGGAAGTGGCGAAGAAGACCGACGACGTCGCGGGTGACGGCACCACGACCGCCACCGTGCTCGCCCAGGCTCTGGTCCGCGAGGGTCTGCGCAACGTGGCCGCGGGTGCGAACCCGCTCGGCCTCAAGCGCGGCATCGAGAAGGCCGTCGAGGCCGTGACCGAGCAGCTGCTGAAGACCGCCAAGGAGGTCGAGACCAAGGAGCAGATCGCCGCCACGGCGTCCATCTCCGCGGGCGACTCGACCATCGGCGAGCTCATCGCGGAGGCGATGGACAAGGTCGGCAAGGAAGGTGTCATCACCGTCGAGGAGAGCAACGCTCTCGGGCTCGAGCTCGAGCTCACCGAGGGCATGCGCTTCGACAAGGGTTACATCTCCGGTTACTTCGTGACCGACCCGGAGCGTCAGGAAGCGGTCCTCGAGGACCCGTACATCCTGCTCTACGGCTCGAAGATCTCGTCGGTGAAGGACCTGCTCCCGCTGCTGGAGAAGGTCATGCAGGGCGGCAAGCCGCTGCTGATCATCTCCGAGGACGTCGAGGGCGAGGCCCTGGCCACGCTGGTCGTCAACAAGATCCGCGGCACGTTCAAGTCCGTCGCCGTGAAGGCGCCCGGCTTCGGCGACCGCCGCAAGGCGATCCTCCAGGACATCGCGACCCTCACCGGTGGCCAGGTCATCACCGAGGACGTCGGCCTCAAGCTGGAGAACGCCGACCTGTCGCTGCTGGGCAAGGCGCGCAAGATCGTCGTGACCAAGGACGAGACCACGGTCGTCGAGGGCGCGGGTGACGCCGAGCAGATCCAGGGCCGCGTCAACCAGATCCGCGCGGAGATCGAGAAGTCGGACTCCGACTACGACCGCGAGAAGCTGCAGGAGCGCCTGGCGAAGCTCGCCGGCGGTGTCGCGGTCATCAAGGCCGGCGCCGCCACCGAGGTGGAGCTCAAGGAGCGCAAGCACCGCATCGAGGACGCCGTTCGCAACGCGAAGGCCGCCGTCGAGGAGGGCATCGTCGCCGGTGGTGGCGTCGCGCTGCTCCAGGCCGCCGAGATCGCGTTCCAGGGCCTGAACCTCGAAGGTGACGAGGCGACCGGCGCGAACATCGTCAAGGTGGCCGTCGAGGCGCCGCTGAAGCAGATCGCCGTCAACGCCGGCCTCGAGGGCGGTGTCGTCGTGGAGAAGGTCAAGGGCCTGCCCGTCGGCCACGGCCTCAACGCCGCGACCGGCGTGTACGAGGACCTGCTGGCGGCCGGCGTGCCGGACCCGACGAAGGTCACGCGCTCGGCGCTGCAGAACGCCGCGTCGATCGCCGCCCTGTTCCTCACCACGGAGGCCGTGGTGGCGGACAAGCCGGAGAAGGCGGGCGCTGCCCCGGCCGTCCCGGACGCCGGCGGCATGGACTTCTGA
- a CDS encoding copper homeostasis protein CutC, whose protein sequence is MLEVIALDATDAEAAQAGGAHRLELTVDMAADGLTPPVPVLRDVLSATDLPVRVMLRDAPGFAPGDLDGLRRDAAALREAGASEFVLGFLDGDAWVDEAACAALVAELDGCAWTFHRALDNSADPEAAWTVVGGLGCDTVLAAGSARGVADGFGVLERLAARQGSVRLLVGGGLKAEHVAPLKALGVTGFHVGGAVRPGGWDAPVSADAVRTWANLV, encoded by the coding sequence ATGCTTGAGGTCATCGCACTGGACGCCACCGACGCCGAGGCCGCGCAGGCCGGCGGCGCGCACCGGCTGGAACTCACCGTCGACATGGCCGCGGACGGGCTGACGCCGCCGGTCCCCGTGCTGCGGGACGTGCTCTCCGCGACCGACCTGCCGGTCCGGGTCATGCTGCGCGACGCGCCGGGGTTCGCGCCCGGCGACCTGGACGGGCTGCGGCGGGACGCGGCGGCGTTGCGCGAGGCGGGCGCGTCGGAGTTCGTGCTCGGCTTCCTCGACGGGGACGCGTGGGTGGACGAGGCGGCGTGCGCGGCGCTGGTGGCCGAGCTGGACGGTTGCGCGTGGACGTTCCACCGGGCGCTGGACAACTCGGCGGACCCCGAGGCGGCGTGGACCGTCGTCGGTGGACTGGGCTGCGACACCGTGCTCGCGGCGGGCAGCGCGCGCGGGGTCGCCGACGGCTTCGGCGTGCTGGAGCGGTTGGCCGCGCGGCAGGGGTCGGTGCGGCTGCTGGTCGGCGGCGGGCTGAAGGCCGAGCACGTCGCGCCGCTGAAGGCCCTCGGCGTCACGGGGTTCCACGTCGGCGGCGCGGTGCGGCCAGGCGGATGGGACGCCCCGGTGTCCGCCGACGCCGTCCGGACCTGGGCGAATCTGGTCTAG
- a CDS encoding carboxypeptidase regulatory-like domain-containing protein gives MNRLVYELDAPPPGLVERIQFAVALENLDVEVARWERAGSFAGVRGGSPGTITFTVDNLTLMVNFTSIGARHRIDGWLVPAGEHTVEVRVAEHESSTTKADDGGRFVLSDVPAGTTQIVVHLVNSRGEPGRTVVTPTIML, from the coding sequence CTGAACCGCCTGGTGTACGAGTTGGACGCGCCCCCACCGGGGCTCGTCGAACGCATCCAGTTCGCGGTGGCACTGGAGAACCTGGACGTCGAGGTCGCCCGCTGGGAACGCGCCGGCTCGTTCGCGGGCGTGCGCGGCGGCAGCCCCGGCACCATCACGTTCACGGTGGACAACCTGACGCTGATGGTGAACTTCACGTCCATCGGCGCCCGGCACCGCATCGACGGCTGGCTCGTGCCCGCGGGTGAGCACACCGTCGAGGTGCGGGTGGCCGAGCACGAGTCGAGCACCACCAAAGCCGACGACGGTGGCCGGTTCGTGCTGTCCGACGTGCCCGCCGGCACCACGCAGATCGTGGTGCACCTGGTGAACTCGCGCGGCGAGCCGGGGCGCACGGTCGTGACACCGACGATCATGTTGTAG
- a CDS encoding CHAT domain-containing protein, translating to MAADLHKKAFRAASAGRPAEAVTLLRRALRALPVTSPGVEATTVRIRILITLSYGEAETDSVEDGLARLRTAAELIAGLPEGPGAVGLRAIVKDQEALILHRAGRTAEALALYDESVRQLEAGWAAGDVGAATLSTALMNRGLTNIAFGLPEAAERDARRAIELAEAEDLPLLKAKALGNLGDIAHLTGDVPRALAFHEQAERAFRLLAPDLVARTQIDRARVMLAAGLADEAAGHLDEALVVLRRRRVGQDLAEAELARAAAALLQGDPTTARQLADQAQRRFRRRGSKSWAELAALMRMRAEFASATAEPPPSPTGPATVPPPPPGAVVPSPTSIRAAGASARVTPARATRLAERLTAVGLTDEASVARLLAVRMAIRRGDTRAARTLLNQVPAPGPITPIDHRMLLRLCRAELAVAVGEPGLALREAEEGLAELGRVRDRMGGLDLLCGTAVHGRELGELAVGLVLEHDGDAEATFVWLERTRAQVYRYEPLPAIDDPVLARRVAQSRSLSRAVQQARLDGRPVAELEGRLDALQREVARLGWHTSVWGRPRPVCGVADVRAALGDRAMISFVTHGDVLSAVALVAGEATLVRLGRAAQVFESARQLHADVDVLGPDHLPPLLAASVAASAARRAERLDEVLFGPLAGLIGGRELVVVPTGDLYAVPWNTLPSLHGRPIVVAPSATAWLNAAAARTAASRVVLVAGPDLPEVVGEVSALHGTYPDAVMAEAVGDVLAALDGARLAHIAAHGEHVADNALFSRLELADGPLFAHEAARLRTTPEQVILAACSLALSHIRPGDEALGFAGALLAGGSHTVVAAVNQVGDRAAAMTMGTFHKLLADGKPASHALAEAIAADPLRRPFVCFGA from the coding sequence GTGGCGGCTGACCTGCACAAGAAGGCGTTCCGGGCGGCGTCGGCCGGACGTCCGGCGGAGGCGGTGACGCTCCTGCGCCGGGCGCTGCGTGCACTGCCGGTGACGTCACCGGGCGTCGAAGCGACCACGGTCCGCATCCGGATCCTGATCACCCTGTCCTACGGCGAGGCGGAGACGGACTCGGTCGAGGACGGCCTGGCGCGCCTGCGGACGGCCGCCGAGCTGATCGCCGGGCTGCCCGAGGGGCCGGGCGCGGTCGGCCTGCGGGCGATCGTGAAGGACCAGGAGGCCTTGATCCTCCACCGGGCCGGCCGGACCGCCGAGGCCCTCGCGCTCTACGACGAGTCGGTGCGCCAGTTGGAGGCCGGGTGGGCGGCCGGCGACGTCGGGGCGGCGACCCTGTCGACCGCGCTGATGAACCGCGGGTTGACCAACATCGCGTTCGGCTTGCCGGAGGCGGCGGAGCGGGACGCGCGCCGCGCCATCGAGCTGGCCGAGGCCGAGGACCTGCCGCTGCTGAAGGCGAAAGCGCTGGGGAACCTCGGCGACATCGCCCACCTGACGGGTGACGTGCCCCGGGCGCTGGCGTTCCACGAGCAGGCCGAGCGGGCGTTCCGGCTGCTCGCGCCGGACCTGGTGGCGCGGACCCAGATCGACCGGGCGCGCGTGATGCTGGCGGCGGGGCTGGCCGACGAGGCGGCCGGGCACCTGGACGAGGCGCTGGTCGTGCTGCGCCGCCGGCGCGTCGGCCAGGACCTGGCGGAAGCCGAACTGGCCCGCGCCGCCGCGGCCCTGCTGCAAGGCGACCCGACCACCGCGCGCCAACTGGCCGACCAGGCCCAACGCCGCTTCCGCCGCCGTGGCAGCAAGTCGTGGGCCGAACTGGCGGCGCTGATGCGCATGCGGGCCGAGTTCGCCTCGGCCACCGCCGAACCACCCCCCTCCCCCACCGGCCCCGCCACCGTTCCCCCGCCCCCGCCGGGCGCCGTCGTCCCGTCCCCGACCTCGATCCGCGCGGCGGGTGCCTCGGCGCGGGTGACCCCGGCCCGCGCGACCCGGCTGGCCGAGCGGTTGACCGCGGTCGGGCTGACCGACGAGGCCTCCGTCGCCCGGCTCCTCGCCGTGCGGATGGCGATCCGGCGCGGCGACACCCGGGCCGCGCGCACGCTGCTGAACCAGGTGCCCGCGCCGGGCCCCATCACCCCGATCGACCACCGGATGCTGCTGCGGCTGTGCCGCGCCGAGCTGGCCGTGGCCGTCGGCGAGCCGGGGCTGGCGCTGCGCGAAGCGGAGGAGGGCCTGGCCGAGCTCGGCCGCGTCCGCGATCGGATGGGTGGTCTGGACCTGCTCTGCGGCACCGCCGTGCACGGTCGTGAGCTGGGGGAGCTCGCCGTCGGGCTGGTGCTGGAGCACGACGGTGACGCCGAGGCGACGTTCGTCTGGCTGGAGCGGACGCGGGCGCAGGTGTACCGGTACGAGCCGTTGCCGGCGATCGACGACCCGGTGCTGGCGCGGCGGGTGGCGCAGTCCCGGTCGTTGTCGCGGGCGGTGCAGCAGGCGCGGTTGGACGGCCGGCCCGTGGCGGAGCTGGAGGGCCGGCTGGACGCGTTGCAGCGCGAGGTGGCCCGGCTCGGGTGGCACACGAGCGTGTGGGGCCGGCCGCGACCGGTGTGCGGGGTGGCCGACGTGCGCGCCGCTCTGGGCGACCGGGCGATGATCAGCTTCGTGACGCACGGCGACGTGCTGTCGGCCGTGGCGCTGGTGGCCGGTGAGGCGACGCTCGTGCGGCTGGGACGTGCGGCGCAGGTGTTCGAGTCGGCGCGGCAGTTGCACGCCGACGTCGACGTGCTGGGACCGGACCACCTGCCGCCGCTGCTGGCCGCGTCGGTGGCGGCGTCGGCGGCGCGGCGGGCGGAGCGGTTGGACGAGGTGCTGTTCGGGCCGTTGGCCGGGTTGATCGGCGGGCGCGAGCTGGTCGTCGTGCCGACCGGCGACCTGTACGCGGTGCCCTGGAACACCCTGCCGTCGCTGCACGGCCGCCCGATCGTGGTCGCCCCTTCGGCGACCGCGTGGCTGAACGCGGCCGCGGCGCGGACCGCGGCGAGCCGGGTCGTCCTGGTCGCCGGGCCGGACCTCCCCGAGGTGGTCGGCGAGGTGAGCGCCCTGCACGGCACCTACCCCGATGCGGTGATGGCGGAAGCGGTGGGTGACGTACTGGCCGCGTTGGACGGCGCCCGCTTGGCGCACATCGCGGCGCACGGCGAGCACGTCGCCGACAACGCCCTGTTCTCGCGCCTGGAACTGGCCGACGGCCCGCTGTTCGCCCACGAAGCCGCCCGCCTCCGCACCACACCCGAACAAGTGATCCTCGCGGCGTGCTCGCTGGCGCTGAGCCACATCCGGCCGGGCGACGAGGCGCTGGGCTTCGCGGGAGCCCTGCTGGCCGGCGGCTCGCACACCGTCGTGGCCGCGGTCAACCAGGTGGGCGACCGCGCCGCCGCGATGACCATGGGGACGTTCCACAAACTGCTGGCGGACGGCAAACCGGCCTCCCACGCCCTCGCCGAAGCCATTGCCGCAGACCCCCTACGTCGCCCATTCGTGTGTTTCGGAGCCTGA
- a CDS encoding carbohydrate ABC transporter permease encodes MNRRASRGLAEAVTVVVAAVVAFPLYWMALTAVKPEAEVISADPRPWTLAPTLDSFTRALTVQNFGRYLLNSVVVAVAVVLLSLLISFLAATALTRFRFRGRTTLLIMLLVVQMVPVEALTIPLFFLMRSVRDVAPVFGLNHLGSLVLVHLAFSLPFAIWMLRGFVAAVPVELEEAATLDGASRFRFLWQVLFPLVAPGLVATSVLSFIHAWNDFLFAKTFIISAAENQTLPLALQVFVKPDQNDWGAIMAGSTLMTIPVLLFFILVQRRLVAGLAGAVKS; translated from the coding sequence GTGAACCGGCGTGCGTCGCGGGGCCTGGCGGAAGCGGTCACGGTCGTCGTCGCGGCCGTGGTGGCGTTCCCGCTGTACTGGATGGCGCTGACCGCGGTGAAGCCCGAGGCGGAGGTGATCTCCGCCGACCCGCGCCCGTGGACGCTCGCGCCGACGCTCGACAGCTTCACCCGCGCGTTGACCGTGCAGAACTTCGGCCGCTACCTGCTCAACAGCGTGGTGGTGGCGGTCGCGGTGGTGCTGCTGAGCCTGCTGATCTCGTTCCTGGCGGCCACCGCGCTGACCCGGTTCCGGTTCCGCGGCCGCACCACGCTGCTGATCATGCTGCTGGTGGTGCAGATGGTGCCGGTCGAGGCGTTGACCATCCCGCTGTTCTTCCTCATGCGGTCGGTGCGGGACGTGGCGCCGGTGTTCGGCCTGAACCACCTCGGGTCGCTGGTGCTGGTGCACCTGGCGTTCAGCCTGCCGTTCGCGATCTGGATGCTGCGCGGGTTCGTCGCGGCCGTGCCGGTGGAGCTGGAGGAGGCGGCCACGCTGGACGGCGCGTCCCGGTTCCGGTTCCTGTGGCAGGTGCTGTTCCCGCTGGTGGCCCCCGGCCTGGTGGCGACGAGCGTGCTGTCGTTCATCCACGCGTGGAATGATTTCCTCTTCGCCAAGACCTTCATCATCTCGGCGGCGGAGAACCAGACGCTGCCGCTGGCGCTGCAGGTGTTCGTGAAACCCGATCAGAACGACTGGGGGGCGATCATGGCCGGTTCGACGTTGATGACGATCCCGGTGCTGCTGTTCTTCATCCTGGTGCAGCGGCGCCTGGTGGCGGGCCTGGCCGGGGCGGTGAAGTCGTGA